From the genome of Sphingobacterium kitahiroshimense, one region includes:
- a CDS encoding GLPGLI family protein — MTKLLIGFILLLFGTDAFAQHAYFATKGTINFEKVVYTKARMRELMAKHGGNGNRGMMYMGNIDEMPESSTSNFVLKFDENQTLMESNAEETPTKPNTSPANTRVGRSSGGGRGNAGANQRTGTNGGGGMRGMGRGNNRMGDKTYFQNLKAKLSEVQLQIDEKIIIKDSLQDVTWRFTDEFRTISGYECRRVNGATKDSLYLIAFYTEEIPVSGGPVLTGGLPGMILGLVIPEMHINYWATEVKFTTDQVSSSWKDKKAKEMSSNEFFKLLSGSMFRGRGNSDAQQRRQILEQILY; from the coding sequence ATGACTAAATTATTAATAGGTTTCATTCTTTTGCTATTTGGCACAGATGCATTTGCGCAACATGCTTACTTTGCAACAAAGGGAACCATCAATTTTGAAAAAGTGGTGTATACGAAAGCGAGAATGCGAGAATTGATGGCTAAGCATGGTGGAAACGGTAATAGAGGTATGATGTACATGGGAAACATCGATGAAATGCCAGAAAGTTCTACATCCAATTTTGTTCTGAAGTTTGATGAGAACCAGACATTGATGGAGTCCAATGCAGAAGAAACGCCAACAAAACCCAATACCTCACCAGCAAATACAAGAGTTGGAAGAAGTTCAGGAGGAGGACGAGGGAATGCAGGAGCCAATCAACGAACAGGCACAAATGGAGGTGGCGGTATGCGTGGCATGGGCAGAGGAAACAACAGAATGGGCGATAAAACTTATTTTCAGAACCTTAAAGCTAAGCTTTCTGAAGTACAGCTTCAAATTGACGAAAAAATTATTATAAAAGATAGTCTTCAGGATGTTACATGGCGATTCACAGATGAGTTTAGAACAATTTCAGGGTATGAATGTAGACGTGTAAATGGGGCGACGAAAGATTCACTTTATCTAATCGCTTTTTATACAGAAGAGATTCCTGTTTCAGGAGGGCCGGTATTAACAGGAGGATTGCCGGGAATGATCTTGGGACTTGTTATTCCTGAAATGCATATCAATTATTGGGCGACTGAGGTAAAATTCACCACTGATCAGGTTTCAAGTTCGTGGAAAGATAAAAAAGCAAAAGAGATGTCATCCAACGAATTTTTTAAATTGCTTTCAGGCAGTATGTTTAGGGGAAGAGGTAACAGTGATGCACAACAAAGAAGACAAATATTAGAGCAGATTCTTTATTAA
- a CDS encoding thioredoxin family protein: protein MQFEEYVSYFKAIVENPENYEGYQDEEIFNYTKLNWSRMNRWLKKFEPNAETASFMNGIATKQHWILITEPWCGDAAHSVPMIYQMVKSNPLLVVDIQLRDSEPYTINQYLTNGGKSIPKLVIRNEQGDDLAVWGPRPQGCTDLFVMMKGKGAEFNDIKEEIQKWYNQDKGVAIQEELVDILSR, encoded by the coding sequence ATGCAGTTCGAAGAATACGTATCCTATTTTAAAGCTATCGTAGAAAATCCCGAGAATTATGAAGGTTATCAAGACGAAGAAATCTTTAATTACACCAAATTAAATTGGTCGAGGATGAATCGCTGGTTGAAAAAATTTGAACCCAATGCTGAAACAGCTTCATTTATGAACGGGATTGCAACCAAGCAACATTGGATCTTAATAACAGAACCATGGTGCGGTGATGCCGCTCATTCTGTCCCCATGATTTACCAGATGGTGAAGAGTAATCCATTGCTTGTTGTGGATATACAGTTACGTGATTCGGAACCTTATACAATTAACCAATATTTGACCAATGGCGGAAAGTCTATTCCTAAATTAGTGATTCGTAATGAGCAAGGTGATGACTTGGCTGTATGGGGACCGCGCCCTCAGGGCTGTACAGATCTATTTGTTATGATGAAAGGTAAAGGAGCTGAATTTAATGACATTAAAGAAGAGATTCAAAAATGGTATAATCAAGATAAAGGAGTTGCCATACAGGAGGAATTAGTTGACATACTTAGTCGATAA